One segment of Streptomyces sp. NA02950 DNA contains the following:
- a CDS encoding AAA family ATPase — translation MSSVKLVERVDQLAELEFMASRARGGVSGVVLIEGAVGSGKTALLATWAARERGRGMKIVEGWCSAAESDLPFGAVRQLFDGTPGAVHVPAPRSQPSGSALFEIFDALHQAVRALCTEQAVLLTVDDLHWCDAQSAQWLGYLVRRLSGLPVLLAATSPMTTPATPTLGRRVVPEIVDHPRCRRVGLPALTAEGVGQFLQQGLGHTPQPAVTQACWSATGGNPQLLQEVLTALRGPRPGVRSRSADDITDLVRRLRVRTIHARVQREATEVATLARIAAVLAEGADLQLTAVVAGLDERTAVLAVQVLRDMGVLRRGGPGVVFADPRLREALGSDITAEERTVLLARAARISHDAGAGNEQVAQYLLQTAEPIAQEWVTHALHAAAHDALRRRAPEDAAAYLRRALRQPLSGPIREQLLMELGSALLYRNPAAACRHLSEVMATADGLGRRAQAAIRLSTAHRLSGRPDAAISVLVNAAAALGSSDEDIAVQARHEIELHLNVQRTLARVIGPWGREPTTAERPTADRAAAARTRSDAAWRLGVQALETMLTGGSAAQTREAATEAFRSGLQTHEGSAELSLFVAFSLICTDGLDEAERALGEIWTGSKRSGARILQAAAGLGRSMVHRRRGELREALGLGESVVDELFALPPSCFRGSAVAHMVTLLLDDGRLEEAHALGCRMNGSHGDGWESAMLSLVRGRLRAATDDVDGALAQFLDCGRRLHSYGSENPGLLSWRPDAVILHTRLGERERARRLAEEEMRLAERWGTPRVIGRALWTEGIARGGDEGRRLLAAAVTHQEQAGARLELTRTLIDYGVAESRAGQLRHARMNLRRAVDLARLCGASKLVEQASTELSKTGARPRRSGSDRLSSLTPGELRVARLAAAGARNREIAAELHVTARAVERHLTSVYRKLGVNGRSALAEVLKPR, via the coding sequence ATGTCCTCGGTGAAACTGGTCGAGCGTGTCGATCAGCTGGCAGAACTTGAGTTCATGGCGTCCCGCGCCCGAGGGGGCGTGAGCGGGGTCGTCCTCATCGAGGGGGCCGTTGGTTCGGGCAAGACGGCCCTTTTGGCCACGTGGGCCGCGCGGGAGCGCGGCCGGGGAATGAAGATCGTGGAGGGGTGGTGCTCCGCCGCCGAGTCCGACCTGCCCTTCGGTGCGGTGCGTCAGCTCTTCGACGGGACACCCGGTGCCGTCCATGTCCCGGCGCCTCGTTCACAGCCGTCCGGTTCGGCGCTGTTCGAGATCTTCGACGCCCTGCACCAGGCGGTCCGAGCGCTGTGCACGGAGCAGGCGGTGCTGCTCACCGTGGATGATCTCCACTGGTGCGACGCGCAGTCCGCCCAGTGGCTGGGCTATCTCGTCCGGCGGCTGAGCGGGCTGCCCGTCCTGCTCGCCGCCACCTCTCCCATGACCACCCCTGCCACGCCGACGCTCGGGCGGCGGGTCGTCCCCGAGATCGTCGATCATCCTCGCTGTCGGCGGGTGGGGCTGCCTGCCTTGACCGCGGAGGGTGTCGGCCAGTTCCTGCAACAGGGTCTGGGACACACCCCCCAGCCCGCTGTGACCCAGGCCTGCTGGTCGGCCACCGGGGGCAATCCACAGCTGCTGCAGGAAGTCCTGACTGCGTTACGCGGCCCGCGGCCGGGCGTGCGGTCCCGTTCGGCCGACGACATCACCGATCTGGTGCGCAGGCTTCGCGTACGCACCATCCACGCCCGAGTACAGCGGGAGGCGACCGAGGTCGCCACGCTGGCACGGATCGCGGCGGTCCTCGCGGAGGGAGCCGACCTGCAACTGACCGCCGTCGTGGCCGGTCTGGACGAGCGCACCGCCGTGCTGGCGGTCCAGGTCCTGCGAGACATGGGTGTGCTGCGGCGCGGCGGGCCGGGCGTCGTCTTCGCCGACCCCCGTCTGCGCGAGGCGCTGGGGAGCGACATCACCGCGGAGGAGCGGACCGTGCTCCTGGCCCGGGCTGCCCGGATCAGCCACGATGCCGGCGCCGGCAACGAGCAAGTGGCCCAGTACCTGCTGCAGACCGCCGAACCGATTGCTCAGGAATGGGTGACGCACGCGTTGCACGCAGCGGCCCACGACGCTCTCCGGCGCCGTGCCCCCGAGGACGCCGCCGCCTACCTTCGTCGTGCGCTGCGCCAGCCGCTGTCCGGCCCAATCCGTGAGCAGTTGCTCATGGAACTCGGTTCCGCCCTGCTCTACCGCAATCCGGCCGCCGCTTGCCGGCACCTCAGCGAGGTCATGGCCACAGCCGACGGGCTCGGCCGGCGCGCACAGGCGGCGATCCGGCTGTCCACCGCCCATCGGCTGAGCGGACGGCCGGACGCTGCCATCAGTGTGCTCGTCAACGCCGCGGCGGCTTTGGGGTCCAGCGATGAGGACATCGCCGTCCAGGCGCGCCACGAGATCGAGCTGCATCTGAACGTCCAGCGGACGCTGGCCAGGGTGATCGGGCCATGGGGCCGGGAACCGACGACGGCGGAGCGGCCCACCGCCGACCGTGCCGCGGCGGCCAGGACACGCAGCGATGCGGCGTGGCGACTGGGCGTCCAGGCACTGGAGACCATGCTCACCGGTGGCTCGGCGGCGCAGACGCGCGAGGCGGCCACCGAGGCGTTCCGCTCCGGCCTGCAGACGCACGAAGGCTCTGCCGAGCTTTCGCTCTTTGTGGCGTTCAGCCTGATCTGCACCGACGGACTGGATGAGGCGGAACGGGCCCTCGGCGAGATCTGGACCGGCTCGAAACGTTCGGGGGCCCGCATTTTACAGGCGGCGGCCGGGCTCGGCCGTTCGATGGTGCATCGCCGTCGTGGGGAACTGCGCGAGGCGTTGGGCTTGGGCGAGAGCGTGGTGGACGAACTCTTCGCGTTACCACCCAGCTGCTTTCGGGGCAGCGCGGTCGCCCATATGGTCACGCTGCTGCTCGACGACGGCCGGCTGGAGGAGGCACACGCCCTCGGATGCCGGATGAACGGATCCCACGGTGACGGCTGGGAGAGCGCGATGCTCAGCCTGGTCCGCGGCCGGCTGCGCGCGGCGACCGATGATGTCGACGGTGCGCTCGCTCAGTTCCTGGACTGCGGGCGCCGACTGCACAGCTACGGGTCGGAGAATCCGGGACTGCTGTCATGGCGGCCCGACGCGGTGATCCTGCACACCCGGCTGGGGGAGCGGGAGCGTGCCCGCCGCCTGGCCGAGGAGGAGATGCGCCTCGCTGAGCGGTGGGGCACACCGCGGGTGATCGGACGTGCGCTGTGGACCGAGGGTATCGCCAGGGGCGGTGACGAGGGTCGTCGTCTGCTGGCGGCCGCGGTCACGCACCAGGAGCAGGCCGGCGCGAGGCTGGAGCTGACCCGGACGCTGATCGACTACGGCGTGGCCGAGTCCCGGGCGGGTCAGTTGCGCCATGCGCGGATGAACCTGCGCCGCGCGGTGGACCTGGCGCGCCTGTGCGGTGCGTCCAAGCTGGTCGAGCAGGCCTCGACCGAGCTGTCCAAGACCGGGGCCCGTCCGCGCCGTTCGGGAAGTGACAGGTTGTCCTCCCTCACCCCCGGGGAGCTCCGGGTGGCCCGGCTGGCCGCCGCCGGCGCGCGCAACCGGGAGATCGCGGCGGAATTGCATGTCACCGCCCGGGCGGTGGAGCGCCATCTGACGAGTGTCTACCGCAAGCTCGGTGTCAACGGACGCAGCGCACTGGCCGAGGTGCTGAAACCCAGGTGA
- a CDS encoding non-ribosomal peptide synthetase: protein MTSSPTSLTACQRDIWTASAQMPNSPKFNIGASVQLSGDVDLNVLKDCCSRAVQRNDALHLRFAERDGTPCQWAELEPPVIEVLDFRESADPRAACLSWMQRSARRPFPLTGGRLFDIAMLRESDSVTYLYGTMHHIIVDGWGADQFLRQVLSDYAHVIRAGAPLEINAPSYLACAEQEGRYHGSSRWEQDREFYRQEFGNISPPLFPAKAVRGATDEGRRSARHTFMLDRKLIRRIREREYSVFAFVTAALAAYLSRVHRADDVVLGAPFLNRRGLTEKRTVGHFVNMLPLRATAHGKRSLHDITRQLEKATIAAKRHERLSLGDVLRALPSRTDGPRRLFDVTVSYLRLPNEESVPGVLVEKVALPHGHDQDALTVYIREYDDFGDVRVDLDYALDVFDEDFPIESAARHLQALLKAGIDRTHEPVADLPVLTPDEYEEMVRGRNATASDYPEDQTLHGLFAQQVARTPGRVAVMADGTDQPLTYAALDARANQVARALRDLGVGPDDRVAVLIERSPEMLIALFGVLKAGGAYVPIAPSYPADRIRFLLQDSGAKAVLTGSGAQQPSCDAATHVLRVDSEAVQHQSAAPPEHSGEEATARHLAYVIYTSGSTGQPKGVMVEHHSVINRLVWMDKRYPLGDTDVVLHKTPSSFDVSVWELFWWAIAGARVALLPAGGEKEPREILRTVAEQGVSVLHFVPSMFGPFLDLLESSPDALGHAASLRLVFCSGEALPPGLVDRFNRLFSSRGASAPRLVNLYGPTEATVDVTYFECPADPARPVQRVPIGRPIDNHRLYVLGPHGELQPVGLPGELCVTGAGLARGYLDRPQLTREKFVDDPFCMGERMYRTGDLARWLADGTLEYLGRIDQQVKIRGNRVEPGEVQNCLSAFPGVRGAVVIDRTSAARGVHLVGYYVADDPIDPARLRAHLGATLPEFMIPAHFLRIDHIPLTPNGKTDRKALPAPSFGSRGSGTPAKTAPRTRTEATLAAIWSDVLEVTPVGIHDNYFALGGDSILMLTIRARAADRGLHFSLTDLVSHPTIAELGTCVSAGPPAGDPPALEPFALVSGVDRMGLATAEDAYPLTRLQLGMLYHSHEHEESAVYRDVFRYTLTLRWQESAFRRAAADLVARHPVLRSSFDLAGFSQPLQIVHPQATDYLDIVDLRSVSAQEAEAEVRAHVAERSHHRYAFGQPPLHFFRAHVRASTVDLVFSFHHALLDGWSVANLIAELLQSYLHHLGADSAPVPATVLPSFAHYVREERRALSSEATRTYWRDKLRDAAPAPIESFRPHEPPAEDAFIVRTVALPQRLTEAVHQFVYTHRLPLKSVLFAAHWLTLRLMLGTDDITTGLVTHGRPEQAETEQVAGLFLNTLPIRPGTASATWLDAVRAVFQEEQDSHPHRHYPLGAMQEDRGGTPLVETAFNYVNFHVFAPLTNTADVGLSGFQVWERTNFPLLVNAVTDPRNGSVELRIDCDSRVFGASQADLFGRRYAEILHRMVQRPLDPIDFAFLADDPGDVVRLIERQALLRPRAAAVASSGRPWTYEQLDRAADRVARRLLGLGARPGARVGIAMDRSPEMIAAVVGIAKAGAVCVPLDISYPRERLAAMLEQARPFRVIAHPPHAHLVADTSLLLSAEAALADHDAPGDAPPLPAISPESTAYLLFTSGSTGRPKGVAMPHRALANLVAWQNRVPSGAVGGTTLQFAPLSFDVSFQEIFSTLCGGGTLRLISEAERRDMPSLLRMLDREDVERVFLPYVALQQLAETAGSLGIHPRRLRVLISSGEQLRVTEDIRRLCHALPGVLLENQYGPTETHVVTSYSMSGDPSGFPTLPPIGTPIDGVEIQVLDSRMRPVPDGAKGEIYLGGACLAHGYEGLPALTRERFVPHPRRPLKARLYRTGDLGRALPSGDIVCLDRADTQVKIRGFRVEPGEVELALLGGRHPGIRQVAVVPRQRENGEAVLAAFLVGDASSTDLEEVRSGLRSSLPEHLVPSHYLWLPSLPLTPSGKRDDAALREIPLAPRPARVHGTPPRDDYERDLADMVSELLEIPTPAVHDDFFDLGGTSLSAMRLVVMIEKRFSVSMPLATFVKAPTVAKLARCLRAESAETVFDPMVPIRATGSRPPLFFVHPIGGNVLCYVQLAKHLPRDRPFYALQAAGSELGTQPLRSVPELARSYVQAIRRVQPHGPYSVGGWSFGGIVAFEMARQLRQSGAEVDHLVLLDAITPTAGAGRDTAPDSLLTWFMWELLWLNRGADAPAEALPQGLDEDAAFDLILQRAVDAGVLPPGSPSTCVRRLFRVFEANWQALLDYHPEAIDQDLTLLRATAPLPEVLESAHRAVGSSHLDPANGWRAWTTGRIETVGVPGDHLQIMAEPHIAAVAQRIAELTT from the coding sequence ATGACCAGCTCGCCGACTTCACTGACCGCCTGCCAGCGGGATATCTGGACCGCGAGTGCTCAAATGCCGAACAGTCCCAAATTCAACATCGGCGCCTCGGTCCAGCTCTCCGGGGATGTCGATCTCAATGTTCTGAAGGATTGCTGCTCCCGAGCCGTCCAGCGCAACGACGCCCTCCATCTGCGTTTCGCCGAGCGGGACGGTACCCCATGCCAGTGGGCAGAACTCGAGCCACCTGTCATCGAGGTTCTCGATTTCCGGGAGTCAGCCGACCCTCGAGCGGCCTGCCTGTCTTGGATGCAGCGTTCCGCACGCCGGCCCTTCCCCCTCACGGGCGGTCGGTTGTTTGATATCGCCATGCTTCGGGAAAGTGATTCCGTCACATACCTCTACGGGACGATGCATCACATCATCGTGGACGGGTGGGGGGCGGACCAGTTTCTGCGGCAGGTGCTCTCCGACTACGCACACGTCATTCGGGCGGGCGCCCCCCTGGAGATCAACGCGCCTTCGTACCTCGCGTGTGCGGAGCAAGAGGGCCGCTATCACGGCTCGTCCCGCTGGGAGCAGGACCGGGAGTTCTACCGCCAGGAATTCGGGAACATCTCCCCACCGCTCTTCCCCGCGAAGGCGGTACGTGGTGCCACGGATGAGGGACGGCGGAGTGCCCGCCACACCTTCATGCTCGACCGAAAGCTCATCCGGAGGATCCGCGAGCGCGAGTACTCCGTGTTTGCGTTCGTTACGGCTGCGTTAGCGGCCTATCTGTCCCGCGTTCACCGCGCCGACGATGTCGTGCTCGGCGCCCCTTTCCTCAACCGGCGGGGGCTTACGGAGAAGCGGACGGTCGGACACTTCGTCAATATGCTTCCACTGCGTGCGACGGCGCACGGCAAGAGGTCACTGCACGACATCACACGCCAACTCGAGAAGGCGACCATCGCGGCAAAGCGCCATGAGCGTCTGTCGCTCGGTGACGTGCTCCGTGCGCTGCCGTCGCGCACGGACGGCCCGCGTCGCCTGTTCGATGTGACCGTTTCCTATCTGCGCCTGCCGAACGAGGAGAGTGTTCCCGGAGTCCTCGTCGAGAAGGTCGCGCTTCCGCACGGCCATGACCAGGACGCACTGACCGTCTACATCCGCGAGTACGACGACTTCGGTGATGTCCGGGTCGATCTCGACTACGCCCTCGACGTGTTCGACGAGGACTTTCCGATCGAGTCGGCGGCCCGTCATCTCCAGGCCCTGTTGAAGGCGGGCATCGATCGTACCCATGAGCCGGTGGCCGACCTTCCGGTTCTTACCCCCGACGAGTACGAGGAGATGGTCCGAGGCCGGAACGCGACAGCGTCGGACTACCCCGAGGACCAGACGCTGCACGGCTTGTTCGCCCAGCAGGTTGCGAGGACGCCCGGCCGGGTCGCCGTCATGGCGGACGGAACGGACCAGCCGCTCACCTACGCCGCGCTCGACGCGCGTGCCAACCAGGTCGCCCGGGCGCTGCGTGATCTGGGGGTAGGGCCAGATGACCGCGTGGCCGTCCTGATCGAGCGCAGCCCAGAGATGCTCATCGCGCTCTTCGGGGTGCTCAAGGCCGGCGGCGCGTATGTGCCCATCGCCCCCTCCTACCCGGCGGACCGCATCCGGTTCCTGCTCCAGGACAGCGGCGCCAAGGCCGTCCTGACCGGCAGCGGAGCACAGCAGCCGTCCTGTGACGCCGCCACCCACGTGCTCCGCGTGGACTCCGAGGCCGTACAGCACCAGTCGGCCGCACCGCCGGAGCACAGCGGCGAGGAGGCCACCGCGCGCCACCTTGCCTATGTCATCTACACCTCCGGCTCGACCGGACAGCCCAAGGGTGTGATGGTCGAACACCATTCAGTGATCAATCGCTTGGTGTGGATGGACAAGCGCTACCCTCTGGGCGACACGGATGTGGTGCTCCACAAGACACCCAGTTCGTTCGATGTCTCGGTGTGGGAGCTCTTTTGGTGGGCCATCGCGGGCGCGCGCGTGGCGCTCCTGCCGGCGGGCGGCGAAAAGGAGCCCCGGGAGATCCTGCGTACGGTGGCCGAACAGGGCGTGAGCGTCCTGCACTTCGTGCCCTCGATGTTCGGCCCGTTCCTGGACCTGCTGGAGAGCTCACCCGACGCGCTCGGTCACGCCGCCTCCCTGCGGCTGGTCTTCTGCAGCGGTGAGGCACTGCCACCCGGTCTCGTCGACCGGTTCAACCGCCTCTTCTCCTCGCGCGGCGCCTCAGCGCCCCGGCTGGTCAACCTCTACGGCCCGACCGAGGCCACCGTCGATGTGACGTACTTCGAGTGCCCCGCCGATCCGGCGCGGCCCGTCCAGCGCGTCCCGATCGGCCGGCCCATCGACAACCACCGGCTCTATGTGCTCGGCCCGCACGGGGAGCTCCAGCCCGTCGGCCTTCCGGGTGAGCTGTGCGTGACGGGTGCCGGCCTCGCCCGCGGATACCTCGACCGTCCCCAGCTGACCCGCGAGAAGTTCGTGGACGATCCGTTCTGTATGGGCGAGCGCATGTACCGCACGGGCGATCTCGCCCGGTGGCTCGCCGACGGCACCCTCGAATACCTCGGGCGCATCGACCAGCAGGTGAAGATCCGGGGCAACCGCGTCGAGCCGGGAGAGGTGCAGAACTGCCTGTCCGCGTTCCCCGGTGTGCGCGGCGCCGTCGTGATCGACCGCACCTCGGCCGCTCGCGGAGTGCACCTGGTCGGGTACTACGTCGCCGACGACCCCATCGATCCCGCGCGTCTGCGCGCACACCTCGGCGCCACCCTGCCGGAGTTCATGATCCCCGCGCACTTCCTGCGCATCGACCACATTCCGCTGACACCGAACGGAAAAACCGATCGGAAGGCCCTGCCCGCACCGTCCTTTGGGTCCCGCGGATCCGGCACCCCCGCGAAGACCGCACCCCGCACCCGGACCGAAGCGACGCTCGCGGCGATCTGGAGCGACGTGCTGGAGGTGACACCGGTCGGCATCCACGACAACTACTTCGCGCTGGGCGGCGACTCGATCCTGATGCTCACGATCCGCGCGCGGGCCGCGGACCGCGGGCTGCACTTCTCGCTCACGGACCTGGTCAGCCACCCCACCATCGCGGAGCTGGGCACCTGTGTCTCCGCCGGCCCGCCGGCCGGCGACCCGCCCGCCCTTGAGCCCTTCGCGCTGGTGTCGGGCGTGGACCGGATGGGTCTGGCCACGGCCGAGGACGCCTACCCGCTCACGCGCCTCCAGCTGGGCATGCTGTACCACAGCCATGAGCACGAGGAGTCGGCCGTCTATCGCGACGTCTTCCGCTACACGCTCACGCTGCGCTGGCAGGAGTCGGCGTTCCGCCGTGCCGCGGCGGACCTTGTCGCCCGTCATCCGGTGCTGCGCTCGTCGTTCGACCTGGCGGGCTTCTCACAGCCCCTCCAGATCGTTCACCCACAGGCCACGGACTACCTCGACATCGTCGATCTGCGCTCGGTGTCCGCCCAGGAGGCCGAGGCCGAGGTGCGTGCGCACGTGGCCGAGCGGAGCCACCACCGTTACGCGTTCGGCCAACCGCCGCTCCATTTCTTCCGCGCGCATGTGCGCGCTTCCACGGTCGATCTGGTCTTCAGCTTCCACCACGCGCTGTTGGACGGATGGAGCGTGGCAAACCTCATAGCGGAACTGCTCCAGAGCTATCTCCACCACCTGGGTGCGGACAGCGCACCGGTACCGGCCACCGTGCTGCCGTCCTTCGCGCACTACGTACGCGAGGAGCGGCGCGCCCTGTCCAGTGAGGCCACGCGAACCTACTGGCGGGACAAGCTCCGCGATGCCGCGCCCGCCCCGATCGAGTCCTTCCGGCCACATGAGCCTCCGGCCGAGGACGCGTTCATCGTCCGCACGGTGGCCCTGCCCCAGCGGCTGACCGAGGCGGTTCACCAGTTCGTCTACACCCACCGGCTTCCGCTGAAGTCCGTGCTCTTCGCGGCGCACTGGCTGACCCTCCGGCTGATGCTGGGCACGGACGACATCACCACGGGCCTGGTCACCCACGGCCGCCCCGAGCAGGCCGAGACGGAACAGGTCGCGGGCCTGTTCCTCAACACACTTCCGATACGGCCCGGGACCGCTTCGGCGACCTGGCTCGACGCCGTCCGCGCGGTGTTCCAGGAGGAACAGGACAGCCACCCGCACCGGCATTACCCGCTCGGCGCCATGCAGGAGGATCGCGGGGGCACCCCCCTGGTGGAGACCGCGTTCAACTACGTCAACTTCCATGTGTTCGCGCCATTGACCAATACAGCGGATGTGGGACTGTCCGGCTTCCAGGTGTGGGAGAGGACCAACTTCCCGCTCCTGGTCAACGCGGTCACCGATCCCCGCAACGGGAGCGTGGAGCTGCGGATCGACTGCGACAGCCGCGTGTTCGGCGCCTCGCAGGCCGATCTGTTCGGGCGCCGCTATGCCGAGATCCTGCACAGGATGGTCCAGCGTCCGCTGGACCCGATCGACTTCGCCTTTCTCGCCGACGACCCGGGCGACGTGGTACGCCTGATCGAGCGCCAGGCGCTGCTCAGGCCGCGGGCGGCCGCGGTCGCCTCCTCCGGCCGGCCGTGGACGTACGAACAGCTCGACCGGGCGGCCGACCGGGTCGCCCGGCGGCTGCTGGGCCTCGGCGCACGGCCCGGTGCCCGTGTCGGCATCGCCATGGACCGCTCGCCGGAGATGATCGCCGCGGTCGTGGGCATCGCCAAGGCGGGCGCGGTCTGCGTACCGCTCGACATCAGCTACCCGCGCGAGCGGCTGGCCGCGATGCTCGAACAGGCCCGGCCCTTCCGTGTCATCGCGCACCCGCCCCACGCCCACCTCGTGGCGGACACCTCACTCCTGCTGTCGGCCGAAGCGGCCCTCGCGGACCACGATGCCCCCGGCGACGCACCACCGCTGCCGGCCATCTCTCCGGAGAGCACCGCCTATCTGCTGTTCACCTCCGGCTCCACGGGCCGGCCCAAGGGCGTGGCCATGCCGCACCGCGCGCTGGCCAACCTCGTGGCCTGGCAGAACCGCGTGCCAAGCGGAGCCGTCGGTGGGACGACGCTGCAGTTCGCCCCGCTCAGCTTCGACGTTTCCTTCCAGGAGATCTTCTCCACTCTGTGCGGCGGCGGAACGTTGCGTCTGATATCCGAAGCGGAGCGACGCGATATGCCCTCACTGCTGCGCATGCTCGACAGGGAGGACGTCGAGCGGGTCTTCCTCCCCTATGTCGCACTGCAGCAGCTCGCCGAAACCGCGGGATCGCTGGGGATTCATCCGCGCCGACTCCGGGTCCTGATCTCCTCCGGGGAGCAGCTCCGGGTGACCGAGGACATCCGCCGGCTGTGCCACGCGCTGCCCGGTGTGCTCCTGGAGAACCAGTACGGGCCCACCGAGACGCATGTGGTGACGAGCTACTCGATGAGCGGGGATCCCAGCGGATTCCCGACGCTGCCCCCCATCGGCACCCCGATCGACGGTGTGGAGATCCAGGTGCTGGACTCCCGGATGCGTCCGGTGCCCGACGGCGCGAAGGGGGAGATCTACCTCGGCGGCGCCTGTCTGGCGCACGGCTATGAGGGCCTGCCCGCACTGACCCGGGAACGCTTCGTCCCCCATCCGCGCCGTCCGCTCAAGGCGCGCCTGTACCGCACGGGCGACCTGGGCCGGGCGCTTCCCAGCGGGGACATCGTGTGCCTGGACCGCGCGGACACGCAGGTGAAGATCCGTGGATTCCGAGTGGAGCCCGGCGAGGTGGAACTGGCCCTCCTGGGCGGGCGGCATCCGGGTATCCGCCAGGTCGCCGTGGTGCCCCGGCAACGCGAGAACGGCGAGGCGGTCCTGGCCGCGTTCCTGGTCGGTGACGCGTCGTCGACCGATCTGGAGGAGGTCAGGTCGGGCCTGCGCTCGTCCTTGCCGGAGCATCTGGTGCCGTCGCACTACCTCTGGCTTCCGAGCCTCCCGCTGACACCGAGCGGCAAGCGGGACGACGCGGCGCTGCGCGAGATACCGCTGGCCCCGAGGCCCGCCCGGGTCCACGGTACGCCGCCGCGCGACGACTACGAGCGGGACCTGGCCGACATGGTCTCCGAGCTGCTGGAGATCCCCACACCCGCCGTGCACGACGACTTCTTCGATCTCGGCGGCACCTCGCTCAGCGCGATGCGGCTCGTGGTGATGATCGAAAAGCGCTTTTCGGTGAGCATGCCGCTCGCGACCTTCGTCAAGGCGCCCACGGTCGCCAAGCTCGCGCGGTGCCTGCGCGCGGAGAGCGCCGAGACCGTCTTCGACCCCATGGTGCCGATCCGTGCCACCGGCTCGCGCCCGCCGCTGTTCTTCGTCCATCCCATCGGCGGCAACGTGCTGTGCTACGTACAGCTGGCCAAACACCTCCCCCGCGACAGGCCGTTCTACGCGTTGCAGGCAGCCGGGAGCGAGCTGGGAACCCAGCCGCTGCGCAGCGTTCCCGAACTCGCGCGAAGCTATGTGCAAGCCATCCGGCGGGTTCAGCCACACGGTCCCTACAGCGTCGGTGGCTGGTCCTTCGGCGGCATCGTGGCCTTCGAGATGGCACGGCAGCTGAGGCAGTCCGGAGCGGAGGTGGACCACCTCGTCCTGCTCGATGCCATCACCCCGACGGCGGGGGCGGGCCGGGATACCGCACCGGACTCCCTGCTGACCTGGTTCATGTGGGAGCTGCTCTGGCTGAATCGTGGCGCGGACGCCCCGGCCGAGGCCCTTCCCCAGGGGCTGGACGAGGACGCGGCCTTCGATCTGATCCTCCAGCGAGCGGTGGACGCGGGCGTCCTCCCGCCCGGCTCTCCGAGCACCTGTGTGCGCCGCCTGTTCCGCGTGTTCGAGGCGAACTGGCAAGCGCTGCTGGACTACCACCCGGAGGCGATCGACCAGGACCTCACCCTGCTGCGCGCGACAGCGCCGCTGCCGGAGGTGCTGGAGTCGGCACACCGTGCGGTCGGCAGCTCGCACCTGGACCCGGCGAACGGCTGGCGCGCCTGGACGACCGGACGCATCGAGACCGTCGGCGTACCGGGCGACCACCTCCAGATCATGGCGGAGCCGCACATAGCAGCCGTCGCCCAGCGCATCGCCGAGCTGACCACATGA
- a CDS encoding FAD-dependent monooxygenase encodes MAPNRTPKVIIIGAGIGGLTAAVALRRIGIHVEVYERARALRTAGTGLSIMSNALSALGTLGIDLGLDRRGRAIESFQLLTSDGRPIRTLPLKQIGDRLGAPSVNIHRADLQHALLDALGDRPITLGAAASGFETTADGVRVHFADGREARGDVLLGADGFHSVIRRQVAGPEKAREAGYICWLATAACPQEPGGSVRHYWGPGQRFGLIDIGHGRTYWWGTKNMSPAAARGWQGDRRDIALAFVDWADEVQAAIRATPQQAIISVPAQDRRFLDRWGQGRVTLLGDAAHPMLTSLGQGAGMAVEDAVVLAESLATVADVPSALRRYESRRRERTRQLVQKSRTLSLIEQFERPLPRALRDAYFRWVPKSVLYRQNQSVLRYRAAA; translated from the coding sequence ATGGCTCCGAACCGTACCCCCAAAGTGATCATTATCGGTGCCGGCATCGGTGGGTTGACCGCCGCCGTCGCGCTGCGCCGAATCGGGATCCACGTCGAGGTCTACGAGCGTGCGCGGGCCCTTCGCACCGCCGGGACCGGACTGTCGATCATGAGCAACGCGCTCTCCGCCCTGGGCACCCTGGGGATCGACCTCGGGCTCGACCGGCGCGGCCGGGCCATCGAGTCCTTCCAGTTGCTGACCAGTGACGGCCGTCCGATCAGAACGCTCCCGCTCAAACAGATCGGTGACCGTCTCGGGGCGCCCAGCGTCAACATCCACCGCGCCGACCTCCAGCACGCGTTGCTCGACGCGCTCGGGGACCGCCCGATCACACTGGGCGCTGCCGCCTCCGGTTTCGAGACCACCGCGGACGGTGTCCGGGTCCACTTCGCGGACGGCCGCGAAGCCAGGGGCGATGTGCTGCTGGGCGCCGACGGTTTCCATTCGGTGATCCGACGGCAGGTGGCGGGGCCGGAGAAGGCGCGCGAAGCGGGGTACATCTGCTGGCTGGCGACCGCTGCCTGTCCGCAAGAGCCCGGCGGCTCTGTCCGTCACTACTGGGGGCCGGGGCAGCGTTTCGGCCTCATCGACATCGGCCATGGCCGTACCTACTGGTGGGGGACGAAGAACATGTCGCCTGCCGCGGCACGCGGTTGGCAGGGGGACAGGCGGGATATCGCCCTGGCCTTCGTGGACTGGGCGGACGAGGTGCAGGCAGCGATCCGGGCCACACCCCAACAGGCGATCATCAGCGTACCGGCACAGGATCGGCGGTTCCTCGACCGGTGGGGCCAGGGACGGGTGACGCTCCTGGGGGACGCGGCACATCCGATGCTGACCAGCCTCGGGCAAGGGGCGGGCATGGCGGTGGAGGACGCCGTCGTCCTGGCGGAGAGCCTCGCCACCGTGGCGGACGTGCCGTCCGCGCTCCGCCGCTACGAGAGCAGGCGCCGCGAGCGCACCCGGCAGCTGGTGCAGAAGTCGCGCACCCTGAGTCTGATCGAGCAGTTCGAGCGCCCCCTGCCGCGCGCGCTGCGCGACGCCTACTTCCGCTGGGTGCCGAAGTCCGTGCTGTATCGCCAGAACCAGTCCGTCCTGCGATACCGGGCCGCCGCCTGA